Proteins encoded together in one Lathamus discolor isolate bLatDis1 chromosome 3, bLatDis1.hap1, whole genome shotgun sequence window:
- the LOC136012038 gene encoding P2Y purinoceptor 12-like, whose protein sequence is MKVITNFSYPRNNSNCTSDNRISQVIFPLLYTVLFLVGITMNGLAMWVFFKISSKSNFIIFLKNTVISDFLMILTFPFKILSDAKLVSWVLRGFVCQVTQVVFYFTMYISISFLGLITIDRYQKAASPFRTSTSRSLLGAKILSTAIWISMFALSLPNMILTNKKQTPKNVKKCALLKSEFGLVWHEIVNYICQLIFWINLAVIVVCYILISKELYKSYKRTRSTGKASKKTVNLKVFIIITVFFICFVPFHFTRIPYTLSQTRDVFECSAQNTLFYLKETTLWLTSLNACLDPFIYFFLCKSFRKSLLDMLCKHTASSEHRAQMKEQNEGDDTDETPL, encoded by the coding sequence ATGAAAGTCATAACCAACTTCAGCTACCCTAGAAACAACAGCAACTGCACCAGCGATAACAGGATCAGTCAagtcatttttcctttgctttataCAGTTCTGTTCCTGGTGGGTATCACAATGAATGGCCTGGCAATGTGggtcttttttaaaatatccaGTAAATCCAATTTCATCATCTTCCTCAAGAACACTGTCATTTCTGACTTCCTTATGATTTTgacttttccatttaaaatccTTAGTGATGCTAAGTTGGTATCATGGGTACTGAGAGGATTTGTGTGCCAGGTCACCCAGGTTGTATTTTACTTTACCATGTACATTAGCATTTCGTTTCTTGGTCTGATAACTATTGATCGCTACCAGAAAGCTGCTTCACCATTCAGAACGTCAACATCAAGAAGCCTCTTAGGGGCAAAGATCCTTTCCACAGCAATATGGATATCAATGTTTGCTCTTTCATTACCCAACATGATTCTAacaaacaagaagcaaacaCCTAAGAACGTAAAAAAGTGTGCTCTCTTGAAATCAGAGTTTGGCTTAGTCTGGCATGAAATCGTAAACTACATATGTCAACTTATCTTCTGGATTAATTTAGCAGTTATAGTTGTATGCTACATACTCATAAGTAAAGAACTGTACAAATCCTACAAAAGGACAAGATCCACAGGAAAGGCATCCAAAAAGACTGTAAATCTGAAAGTTTTTATCATTATCACAGTgttctttatttgctttgtgcCGTTTCACTTTACTAGAATCCCCTACACGCTGAGCCAAACAAGAGATGTTTTTGAATGCTCTGCTCAGAACACCTTGTTTTACTTGAAAGAGACCACGCTGTGGCTGACATCACTAAATGCTTGCCTAGACCCATTCATatactttttcctttgcaaatcaTTTAGAAAGTCTTTGCTCGACATGCTGTGCAAGCACACAGCATCATCAGAACACAGAGCACAGATGAAGGAGCAGAATGAAGGAGATGACACGGACGAAACACCGCTCTAG
- the LOC136012036 gene encoding P2Y purinoceptor 13-like produces MLHQQKKSHLSTHFPILNTLLETPVSRGTVDEPEIAKNASLKQLLQGLPSLFPTMGDFANESIVSNFSGAPSSALCHRDTTVTHLVFPVLYTLIFLLGLILNSLALGAFCHIPSTSTFIVYLKNILVSDLIMTLMLPLKILTDSGLGPWQLKAFVCRFSAVVFYDTMYISIVLLGLIAFDRFLKIVRPFGKFWVQNLTSAKILAGLVWLFFFALSLPNMIFSNKKATPQSVKKCALLKNYFGLKWHEAVNYICQFVFWSVLILMLLFYIIIAQKVYESYMKTQKKDDKSERRIKGKVFIIFTVFFLCFAPFHFSRVPYTLSQTTTRIDCHLQNQLFVAKESTLWLAATNICMDPLIYVCLCKPFVEKVLCRRVKTFQKTVHTNPKTELDTRMSPTES; encoded by the exons ATGCTACACCAACAGAAAAAGTCTCATCTTTCTACACATTTCCCCATTCTTAATACTTTGCTTGAGACTCCTGTCAGCAGAGGAACAGTGGATGAACCAGAGATAGCCAAAAACGCCTCTCTGAAACAGCTGCTGCAAGGCTTGCCCAG TCTATTTCCAACCATGGGAGACTTTGCAAATGAGAGCATTGTCAGCAACTTCAGTGGAGCACCTTCCTCTGCGCTGTGCCACCGAGACACCACAGTCACGCACCTGGTCTTCCCAGTACTGTATACACTCATCTTCCTGCTGGGACTCATACTAAACAGCCTGGCGTTGGGTGCTTTCTGTCACATTCCAAGCACATCAACTTTCATTGTCTACCTGAAAAATATCTTAGTTTCTGATTTGATAATGACCCTGATGCTTCCTCTGAAAATCCTGACGGACTCTGGCCTGGGACCATGGCAACTCAAAGCCTTTGTCTGCCGCTTCTCAGCCGTAGTGTTTTATGACACCATGTATATTAGCATTGTGCTACTGGGTCTCATTGCTTTTGACAGATTTCTCAAGATTGTGCGACCTTTTGGGAAGTTCTGGGTGCAAAACCTGACCTCAGCAAAGATCCTCGCAGGTCTGGTCTGGCTCTTCTTCTTTGCTCTCTCTCTGCCTAATATGATCTtttcaaacaagaaagcaaCACCCCAATCTGTGAAGAAGTGTGCCTTGTTGAAGAATTACTTTGGGCTCAAATGGCATGAAGCTGTCAATTATATATGTCAATTCGTCTTCTGGTCTGTTCTCATCCTCATGCttctattttatataattattgCCCAAAAAGTCTATGAGTCTTacatgaaaacacagaagaaagacGACAAAAGCGAACGGAGGATCAAAGGAAAAGTATTCAtcattttcactgtgtttttcttATGCTTTGCCCCCTTTCATTTCAGCAGGGTCCCCTATACTCTGAGCCAAACAACAACCCGAATAGACTGCCATCTGCAGAATCAGCTCTTTGTGGCAAAAGAAAGCACTCTGTGGCTGGCTGCCACGAACATCTGCATGGACCCCCTGATATATGTGTGCTTGTGCAAACCATTTGTAGAAAAGGTGTTATGCAGGAGAGTAAAgacatttcagaaaacagttCATACAAACCCTAAAACCGAACTGGACACACGAATGTCTCCTACTGAATCATGA
- the GPR87 gene encoding G-protein coupled receptor 87: protein MGYNLSYGRLPDDPLSQDNNTSLNFTTGLLGNSTHNEFTTIVLPVLYLIIFLASILLNGLAVWIFFHIRNKTSFIFYLKNIVVADLLMTLTFPFKIIQDSQLGPWHFNSFLCRYTTVLFYANMYTTIVFLGLISIDRYLKVVKPFGDSRMYSITFTKILSACVWVVMAFLALPNLILTNGYPTKKNIDDCIKLKSPLGVKWHTAVIYINTCMFVVVLIVLIGCYIAISRYIYKSSKQFISSSSRKRKHNQSIRVVVAVFFTCFLPYHLCRIPFTFSHLDKILDDSAHKILYYCKEMTLFLSACNVCLDPIIYFFMCRSFSRRLFRKSNMRTRSESIRSLQSVRRSEVRIYHEYTDV, encoded by the exons ATGGGGTACAATTTGTCGTATGGAAGACTGCCAG ATGACCCTCTGAGCCAAGACAACAATACCTCACTCAATTTCACAACAGGCTTACTTGGGAACTCTACACACAATGAATTCACCACTATCGTCTTGCCTGTGCTTTACCTCATCATTTTCCTGGCAAGCATCTTGCTGAATGGCCTAGcagtgtggatttttttccacatcagAAATAAAACGAGTTTTATATTTTACCTCAAAAACATCGTGGTTGCAGACCTTCTCATGACATTGACGTTCCCATTCAAGATAATCCAGGACTCACAGCTGGGACCATGGCACTTCAACTCTTTCCTGTGCCGATACACCACAGTTCTGTTTTACGCAAACATGTACACCACGATTGTATTCCTTGGACTCATCAGCATTGACCGCTACCTGAAAGTAGTGAAGCCTTTTGGAGACTCCAGGATGTACAGCATCACTTTCACCAAGATCCTATCTGCCTGCGTTTGGGTTGTCATGGCTTTCCTAGCTTTGCCAAACCTGATTCTTACCAATGGCTACCCGACAAAGAAGAACATTGATGACTGCATAAAGCTCAAGTCTCCCCTAGGAGTCAAGTGGCACACAGCTGTCATTTACATCAACACTTGCATGTTTGTAGTGGTGCTGATCGTACTGATAGGATGTTATATCGCGATATCCAGGTACATTTATAAATCAAGCAAACAATTTATTAGCTCATCAAGCAGAAAGCGAAAGCATAATCAAAGTATAAGGGTTGTTGTGGCTgtatttttcacttgctttctgCCATATCATTTGTGCAGAATACCCTTCACATTTAGCCATCTAGATAAAATTTTAGATGACTCTGCACACAAAATCTTGTATTATTGTAAGGAAATGACACTGTTCCTGTCTGCATGCAATGTCTGTCTGGATCCaataatttactttttcatGTGTAGATCATTCTCAAGAAGGCTGTTTAGAAAATCAAATATGAGAACCAGGAGTGAGAGTATTAGATCACTTCAGAGTGTTAGAAGATCAGAAGTGCGCATATACCATGAATACACCGACGTCTGA